A segment of the Camelus ferus isolate YT-003-E chromosome 27, BCGSAC_Cfer_1.0, whole genome shotgun sequence genome:
GAGGTATTTCCGGTTGCCcctagttgggggtggggagagctggtGGCACGGAGTGCGAAGAGGCCAGGAATGCTTCTAAATATCCTAAAACACACAGAACCAGCCCAAACTATCTGCTCAAGCACCAGCGTTGCCGAGGTCGGGAGACCCTGGCATCCACGTGCCTCTGAGGCCAGGAGCGCAGGGTGGTGCGTGTTGGCACGGGGCGCCCTGGCACCTTTCTTTAGAGCAGTGTTGACACACATCGGCTTGACTCATTTAACACCCTCATCGCAACCGAGTCATCCAGGAGAGACTACGAGTTGTAAGCCGGGGGAGGCGGGTCCCCGGCCCACAGGAGACGCAGCCTCGGGGCTCCCCGGGAACACGCACGGAGTGGGCTCAGCTGGCCCGCCGGCATCTCATGCTGACAACTCTCGACTGGCATCTAGTGTGTTGTGTGGCGCCCTTGGGCTGGGAGCTGCCGtcgtgaaaaagaacaaagcgagggagaagggggctgggTGGGCGGGCAAGGCATCTGGCAGATTTGTCAGACTTGAACTTCAGCACCCCACCTGCAGCGCTGCCCCGGAGAGGAGCGCGCGAGCCTAGTGAGTCTCTGCACGGAGACCACGTGGTCCGGGGCTTCAGAGCTACGTGTGAAACGCTTATACACGTGTGTAGATGTGCACGCCACGTGATGAAGCACACCGTTTACTGCTCGAGCTGCTGGCACCAAAGTTCCGCGTGCAGTAGATGCTGTCTTTGAGAAGCTGCCTTGAGAAGCCACTGGACTAGACAGAGAGACTTTGAACCCACAAGTAACGAGCTGGCCTGCTGGTGAAAACGGAAAAATTTCACCTCTTGCTCCTGAGATGAGGGAGGAggacaaaaatagaaagaagaccAAAAAGTGGTGGAAAAGGAGGGTAAGACAGAGCGGAAGGTAAGATGGCAAGATGCTGGGATGCCTTGTGGGGAGGCAGAGCCCGCGGGAACATGGAGTTGGAGGGGCTTTGAGGACGCGGAGCGGCTCTGTCCTGCTTTACCgtttttctaagtttaaaaaaaggaaagaaaaacgtGCATGTGGCCCGGGGGTGCTGGCCCTGCGGTGCGCCCCGAACCACGCCAGGACATCTGTCCCGCCGCTGCTTGGGCTGGCTGGTGTGCGCGgcgggggaggaggctgggcctcGCGGGCACATCTACAGCGGCGGGGAGCGGGGGGCCGGGGAGCGGGGCCCGGAGACCACGGACACCGTGAGACAAAGGTCCGTGGTTGCAGCCACGCTGATCTGGGTTTTAAAGGGGCTGGGGAGCTCCAGCTGACAGCCAGGACACCGCACACACTCCACCAAACGATTAGACCAGATGCCAACACATTTCCAGATCTCCGCACCAGAGATGCTGCGAAAGCACGCAGGTAAAAGGAAGCAAGGACTCTGGGACAGACGCATATTCACGGAGTGGAGATTCCAATGGTAATTGCAGCAATAAGACTGCAAATTCGGGGAGGCACATTCCTGAGCTGGACCACATATTTACAGCTCCAGGCTCTCGAGATTCCCgagtctggggctggggagggaggtgtgacTTAGTCACATGCTGCTCTGGGCTGCGGGTGCTCAGCGGACTGTCCAGGAGGGTCACTCAGGCCTCGCGCAGCACTGTGAGCTGCCGGGTGAaggcagagctctgtgggtgggTCCCCGCCCGGGTgggtccccgcccccgcccatgGGTCCCCGCCCAGGCGAGCCTGGGCAGAGCACCAGATCCTTAACGAACGGTCAGGCTGAGTGCCCCTCGTTCCTCTTCGCTTGTCTCTGCAGGGCTTTTCATATGGGATGTGAGCTGGGCGTCAGCCACtggccctcagcctccctctttGCCTCCTTCTAGGGAGCCTCCCTGTGCTCCAAAGTTCAGAAAGATAAAAACCGTGTCTctcagactcccttgcagctagagtCCTGATAGTGAATTTACTTGTGCCAATTAGATGCCATCAAGCTGAGATGTGGAAGCAGAAGTGAAGCAGAGGCTACCTTCCTACTGCTTTTGGCTGATTTCTGTGGGCAAAGAAGGTCAGGAGCTGTGGGGCTGGCTCACATGCCGCAGTGTTTCAGCACCCAAGTTCCAGCTCTACTGGGGCAGAGAAAGGCAGTGGTGATGGCTTTGCGCCCCTTGGCTCCGGATCCCTGGGCTGCAGCAGTGGGGCTGCGTTCCTGGTTCTCCACCTTCCTGGCTGGGCCACGGGCAGTAGCTCCCCTGGAGGGTCAGCTCTGCAGTgtcagggaggccttcctggaggctCAGGCAAGAGTCTGGGGCTCCCCtgcccttccttttttttattcCAGTGTTAAGCCCCTTTCTGTTTAAAATAGCTACGCTGGTTCCTGCTTCCTGCTGACTGACTCAGGACGTCAGGAAGAGTGAGAAGGCTCAGTGAGAACGACTGGGCAGACACACTGGGTAGAGAGCCACAAAGGAGGGACCAGGGGCTCCTGCCTCAGCCAGCACTTCCTTCTCACGCAGACCCTCCTAGACAGAGGGACTGTCCTTTCTGCTGGGGCCCCCCCATCCCTGTCTCTGGCTGGGCGAGACTAGGCGAGGCAAACAAAGGCGTCCAGTGCAGAATTTCAGGATGTGTTCTCCCCCGGGCGGTGCAGGTGCAGGAAGGTCCCAGAGAGGGAGTGCCTCCTGAAACCTTGCACCCGTGTGCCTCACTTGCCCCTCCTCATCCTGGCCCTGCTCACAGGTCTGACCTGAGTGGACCTGGCTGACCTCCATGTGGGTGCCGAGAGTTTATGCCTCTGTGCACCCTCTGGCTCAGAGGAGAGTCTGTGAGCACCTTCTCTGAGGCTCTCAAGTCTGAGCTCACTGTGCACGGTGCCTGCGTGAGGTCGCAGCTCCCCGTCTCTCTGCGTCCCCTCTGCTGGGTCATCCAAGCACGAGGCTGGATGAAGAGAAGCACAGAGTGCAGAACGATGGAGGGGAGAATTCTGCTTTACTCCAGCTGGACAGGTCCGCCTGGAGGGGCTACAGGTCCGTGGGGAAGCCAAGGGGCTGGGCCCCGGGACAGCAACTGGCGAGTGGCTGACCAACATGCACGCGTGGAGAAGACGCTCCGCCGGACCAGAGAGCAGGGAAGTGAAAGTAACAGGGCGGGAAGGCGCTGTTCCACCTGCTGGACAGTCAGAAGCTAAAGCGGTGGGTGACGCCAGCAGCACCACCGATGCCATGCTGTGGGGAAGGCTGGGGGCAGCGCCGGAGCACCGCCAGCCTTGTTTAGGAGGAAAATGCAGGTGGgtgcctctctctctgctccctgacgGCCACGGACCTGCGGGAGGCAGACAGCAGAGCCAGTGGCTTCCCCGTCCGATCGGCTGACAGTCACCTCTCGTCCGCCTCTGAGGGTCCCTGCAGGAGCTCGAGGAAGCAGTTGCCTGATACCACAAGGCCACGGGGTGGGCAGCCTTGACCCCGGGCCGTCTGACCGTCCATCCTGCCCCCTCCGCCACCAGGCGCAGGCCTTGCGCCTCTTAAGCAGATGTGAGTTCAGAGGCTGGAATGGCTGTGCTTTCTGCCTGTCCTGTGACAGCCTTTCAAGTCCTCTCGTTCTGCGGAGAATCAGGCTGCAGTTCCGAGACGCCGAAACCCGCCTCCCCGCAGCCACAGTCCCTGACTGGATTTGGCACTCAAGATCTTTGCAGAGCCCTCTCAGttagttttataataaacttCAAAAAGCTTTCTGCGCTTTGGGTATTTATTGTTTCTGGACATAGTGGCAAGTGAGATTTATCCACAGAGAGCCTGGAGTTTAATAAAGCCTTTTGTGCTGAAATATGTTCATGGACTGAAACAGAATAAATGCTTGGGTGTTCCTTTTCATTGTCCCGCCTGtctccccatcccttcctccctccctccctccaagccCTTATCCCGAGACCCTGCCAGCACTTCCCTCTGATCCCATTCACAGtcagtaattcattcattcaacaaacatttgctgagtccCTGCTGCTGCCAATGGTGGGGTATGACAAGTTTCATGGTCTATTAGAAGCTCACTGGTCTGATGGACAAAAGACTGAGGTCCTGGTGCTGTAAGAGTTTGGACGaggcccttcccttctctgggcctcagcttaaTCATGTGTGAAAGTGAGCAGACAGACGAGAGGATGCGAAAACCAAGCAACCagccaaacaaacagaaaagccatCCCTCACACGGTCTCAAGACCTCATACAAGTAGGACCAAGCGATGAAGGGGCGCAGAGCTTGGCACTGTCTGACTAGCGCTCTTCGTCCAGCCCTCCTCTGGATATCCTTTTACTCCTCAGGGTGGCTTGCCTCGTGGTCACAAAAGGGTTGCCAGCAGCAACTGCTGTCACGTGCTTCAcagccagggagaggggcagggcatCGAAGGCACTGAGCAGGGTCACCAAACCAGTTGCTTGGATCCCAGTTTACCTGGACTGGGTCTACTTTGGTTCCAGTGGGTCAGAGCCTGACTTGGAGAAGTTATTCAAAATTTTGACCATCACGCTCGGAAAGAGGGCACCACTTCTAACAGTCGTCAAACAGAAGCCCAGGACTTCCAGCTGACTGGCTCACGTCTAAGTCACCCAAACCGATCCCCAGGTCAGGGGCTTAGGATCACCTGCCTTGGGATTGGTCTGGAACAACCAGCCCCACCCcgagggctggggctgaggtcaGCTCTGCTCCCACTGTGGGGTCACAGCATGAGGAGGCTTCCGGGTTGTGTGCAGGGGTGCAGCTTAGGTGTCCCCTGCCAGCTGTCCCGTCCCTTCCTGTCGGAACGCTCCTTGCTTCTAGCTGTCTACTCCATGCACACGACGTTGGGCAGGACACGCTGCACGTTAGTGTCTCTGTACACCACTCTTTCAGTCTCATCTAGTCGCGCCGTCTGAGGGCTGCTGCCGCGGCTGGGGTTCTCCCGTCAGCTGCTAATCTGCCAAGAAGGCTCCTCTGAATCTGTAGATGAAGGAAAGAACGGGGCCCTGCTGGTGCGTGGTGTCAGCCTGGGCTGAGCAGGGAGGGCATTGCTGAGGGTAAGACATCCGTGTATCTGCAGGGCGACCCCTCTGCCTGGCACTCAGATGGCACTGAATCCGTGAGCGTTAATCAGGTTTTCAAAATACAAGCGTAATACATGGCTTGTTTCTAAAAAAACTCAGCAGGCCATGTGGAAACCACTCTTCCCCTCTTCGTATCTCCGATTCCCAGGGTGAATCCCAGGCACCTGCGTTTTTGCACGCTCTCCCAGTTAGGTGCCATACACACCCCCAAAGGTGCGGACGGTGCCCCTGCATAGATGTGGAACCCGAAGTCCTTCGCCACGTGCACACTGTGTAGGGGTTACGGGACACACgagtttgctgaatgaataagcGAATGCCCACAACCGGATGGGAAGCTGTGCCCGTGAGAAGCTCGGAGGGGTGGAAGTTATGCCACCTACACCACGCACAATGGTCAAGCGGGGAACAGTTATTTTCACAGACAGATTTTAATGTAGGGCATTGATCAAAACCTGCCGGAGGACTGGAAGCGCAGGAAGTGGTCCCCGGGGGCGCCCAGAGACAGTAACCGTGAAaaagcagggtgggtgggggaacaAAGAGAGACTGGGTCTGTCAGAACCCGGAAGCTTGGAGAAGAAACTGCAGAGCGAGGGGCGCCGGCTGACCGGTGCCCACGTGTCTGAGTGGGTGCTCTGCCTGGTTCTGAGAGCGTGACACGGAGGAGGTGGACAGAAGTCACCAGGGTGCAAGTGTGCGGCTGGGACGCTGCCAGGAGTAGGAAGCAAACGGGCCAGACGGAGCCCTcgtctctcctcctgcctcctgcaggcTCCCAGTGCCGGCGGGAGGGAGCCCAGCAGGGAGCAAAGGGGAGGGTGGTTTGCGGAGttccttccccagcaccactcAGTCGTGAAGAGAAGGAtggatttggagctgagagacaaGAGTAAAATGACCAGGGCTCCTTGTTTCTGTTCATTTGGAGTctttgtgcaaattagaaaaaacCAGTGGCTCTGGGCGGAACTGGCCCTGCGTCCGGGCTCGAGGCTCGGCGAGCAGAACTAGGGAGGGGCGCTTCTAGGAAGAGGCCCCTCTGCAAGGGCGCCCAGCGGGGCCGAAAAGTAAGGGGTTGGATCCTAGCCCCCGCTGTCCTCCCAGCCAGGTGCCCTGGTACCGGGCACGACCTTTGAGTCACGTCTGGCGGCCCTGCGTCTGTCCAGCGACCGCAGATGGCACATTCTGCCGCTTTCgggcatcacacacacacacacacacagtcacacgcGCAGAGGAGATCACGGTTTTCACACAGTGTCTGTGTGGCTGCAGAAGTGCACATGGAGACAGTTTGCCCAGAACACAGAGGAAGCTCTTGGTCCTCATGGCTCCACCCTCCCTGGGGACCGGGCTGTTGGGGTGTTCATCAAGCGGCCTCTGCGGTCCCTGGTGCGTCGTTCAGCTCCCTGGGTACCTGCCCCTTCTCAGCGTAGATGCCAGGGTCTCAATTATTACCAGCACGCTTCTCCAGACAAAGCCGTAGGAGACACGAGCACTTTCTCAGGGACGGCGCGTTGGAGGTGACCCAGGGTGGAGCTGGGGGTCTCAGGCAGGAAGGATTAGACATGTCTGAGAGGCCCTTTCAGAATTCTTCCCAGCAGTTTCCAGGTTGGATGGGATCCTAGGAAAGATCAAGTAACACTGATAATGGTGGTGGTAATCGTCGTCTCAGAGGAGGTTTCCTGGAAGCAGACCCCGGGACGGGTTGTGCGGACAAGCTGGGGAGGAAGTTCACAGGAGGCACACGCGCGAGGCGGCCGAcgggcagggagaggctggccgGCAGTACCGCCGCGCCGGGGCCCCCGCCCGGCCCACGGAGGCTCTGGGCCGAGGTGGCCGCTCGGAGTGGCCTTCGCTtgaggtggcagggctggggtgtaTCCGCACGGCAGCCAGCTGTCGGCCGTGGGTGTGGTGGCCGGGCAGCTTGCTGTGGTCTGAGGCAGGTTCGGAGGAGGGACGGCATGAGCTTCGGGTCGGCTGGCGGACCGGCACATCGGCTCTGAGGAGGGGACCTGGGCAGAGCAGCCGGCACCAGGACAACAGTGACGAGGGGGCGGCAGCCAGCCCGCTGAGCGCCTGCGCCAAGCGAGAAGCCTTGCCTGTAAACCTCCTGGGCCTTCCGCATCCCAGCAAATCCAACCCTAGGGCTCCAGACAAAACCGTCCTTGATCCCGGCCTTcggcccctccccacagcctccccatcGCCCGGGGGCTTACTGGCTGCACTTCTGACGTGTCTCCTGAATCTGTTGGCTCCCTTCTGGCCCAAGCCGTCAGGTCTTCCCAGGTCAAACGCAGCCGCTTCCCAACAGCCTTTCTGTTCCCCGCCCTGCGGCCCGGCCATGCGTTCTCCACACGCCCCCAGAATGACCTCAAAATGTCCCTCCCCCAAGTCAAGCTCTTCAACCGCCTGTTGTTGAACTTGAAGTCTAGACTCTTCATCCCCGGATGCAGGGGCCCACGGGGCCggcccagctcctcccctgtCCCGTTCCTCCCTCTGATGCGCTGTGGCCTCCGTATTCTGGCTGCAGGGCCTTCCCTTGGCTCCTTGAACCCGGCCCGCTGGCTCCTACCCCGGGGCCTTTGCAGTAGCTGCTCCCGTTGCCTGGAAGCACCGTCCTGGAAGCTGCCAGGACATGGCCTTATCATTCAAGCCTCAGCCCAGATGCCCCCTCCGCAGCGAGGCCTCCCCGGCCGCTCGAGTGGAATTCTCACCGGAGACCTCGGTCCGGCCTGGTGGGAAGGGCCAGGCCCGCCTCTTGCAGGCTGGGGGCTGCTCGCACCGACCAAGGCTCCCTGCGCGCAGCACGAGGAGACGCCCCACTCTCACCCGCTAGGGGGTGGGCGTCTCCTCTGAAGGGAGCTCTCACGTGGCCTGTCTtcagggtcccaggtcccagctgtGCGGGGACCTTGTCGGCCCGGCCGCAGCCCAGAGGAACTGAGCCCTGAGTAGGAGGAGCTCAGGAGGGCGGGACGTACCCGGCTCCTCCCAGGGAGCCAGCCAGCAAGAGGGAGCGAGCCCCCCTTCACCACTGGACTTCCAGTCACCCCGGAAGCCGCCCAGCCCTTCGGGGCCGCGCCGGAGGGACCCTTGGTTACTCGGTCTACAGGTGGAGGACAGGCAGCGACAGAGATGGGGTTGGAAACATTCTTACCATGCGTGTTCCCTTCAGTCAttaaagggaaggaagcaggctCTGGCAGCCTTTGAAGGAAACCGTCACCCAGTTATAAGCAGTTGCTGGGTTCTGACTGGGACTGAGACGTCCAAGGGCTTGGGCCAGGCTCCGGGGCCCCCGGAGGGTGACACAGTCCCTCTGGCCGTACTCCTaggaggggggcagggcaggggacaaGGGGGACCTCACGCTGCGTCAGGCTGTGCTGGGTTCCCAGACACAGGGCGCCTGTCAAATGGGCAGCAGGCTGGGCACCTGGAAATgcggggctgggcaggcagggaggctaAACTCCCAGGAAGGGGAGTGAGTGGGCGCTGTGGGCAGAGGCCGTGAGAGGAGACTTCCCGTAGGAGGTGGCCTTGGAACCTATTCCTAAAGAACCGTGGGCTCCTCACGTGCGCGCATGGCTGAAGTAACGGGCCATGGAACCCGTCTCCCCAGCACCGTCCTGCTgctctgtctcctttccccaTCACTTCGTTCCCTGCCTGGGGAGCCCTCGGGGACGGCGTGCTGCACCCCAGGGGCCACCCCGCCTGGCTGGTATATGCAGCCTCCAGCAAGCACGCCCCGGAGGCACTCTTCTGGCTGGAAGCACATGGCACCTTGGAGCCTCTTCTTAGAAAAAGCAAACGCTTGCTGTTTGAGCCTCCTGGActcctttgggggggggggcaccgccaagagggatggagggatgaaGTGGAAAATCATGGGCTGGCTTCAAAGCGGAgcgcagggaggctgggagcagtTCTGCTCTGTGAACAAAGTCGGGCTACAGGCAGAGCAGCGAGAGAGGGCTTGAGAGCAAGGCGGGGAGGGAGTCAGCTCATGGTAATTTGAAGTTAATTTTGAATTGCCTTGAAAATCACCACGCAGCAGCCAGTCCTGCCTTTGATGGTGGAAAGGAAACAACTGCCTTTACTCGTCTTCAGGACTTGCTCCCCCGGCAGTGGAGCCAGCTTGGCAAAGCAGCGGTAGAAGTTGCTGCTGGCATAACTTCGGAGGAGAAGGTCAGGCTAATTGTCGGCGAGGAGCTGAGAGGGACGAGGCACACGTCTCCTGCTCCCGAGACGGTCTCATTGGCATCTCCAAAGACGGGCACCCACACGCGCTCCCGTGACCAGCCGAGGCCCTGGCCACCGGTGCGTCTGCACTCTGCTGGGTGTCTGGGGGGTGGTGCGGAGGCAGGCGGGATGTGGGCCCGCACGCCCACGTCGCGCGGCCCTGTGACCACGTGGGTTTCCACCGCGATCCGCCGCGCAGCACAGCCTGCTTCCCCCCACCAGGCAGGCAGAGCTGCAGCCCTACCTTGGgggggctctggggtcagactggGCAGGCTCGGCCCAGGGAAGCCGTCATGAAGGCGGCACCGGCTGCTGGTACCGTGAGCACATTAGCCTCCACCCGTCCGTGTAGGACTTGCCTCTCCCTCTTAACCACCTGCCTGTGATCCAAGTTTCTCGTTTCTGCACTGAAACTGGCCAACTTACACGGTGCCCCTCGCCACAGTCGCTGGGTGTGCCTCTAATCTAATTAGACTAATTTCAATTTCCTGgatttaattacttttaattgaattaatttaGAATGCAGTACACAGGGTGATTAATTAGGAAGCGTTACTGAGGGACTCGGGGGGTGGGTGGCAGTATGTGTTTAATAGCACTGAGATCGCGCCCACCAGCCGTCCCTTCGCACGGCGGGGGGCGTGGCCCGGGAGGGGCGGAGCCAGAGGGCGCTGTGCGGGATTGGAGCGGGCGTCCCCTGGCACCAAGCAGCGCTCTTTCATTTCGTGCTTTCCGGGGCGACAAGTGGCGGGCGCTCAGGCGAAGCAGAGAGGCAGCTGGTTCCATCAGTTAAGGGCGTGAATCACGCGAGGGAGGACAAGCGTGGCTTCTCCTGCAGCTACAGttcactgtggttttttttttctgtacgaGGAGCAGGCAAGGTCCCTCTGCGCTATCACACCCTGCAGTCTTTTCCTCCACTCCTGGAAACTCTCTGGAGTAACAGTTAACAAACACACGGACAGTGCCCCGTGTAGGCGGCCTTCTCGGGGCCTTTACGCCAAGTCACCCGGCACAGGAGCCAAGCGCTCACGGGGCACCGCCGGCCCCAGTGTTCACAGGGGGGCTCTCAGGCACGAGCGGCTCTGCAGGGGACGCTGGTTATTTGTACTGTGGGAGGGGACAGCTCTTGGTGGCAGGGGTCATCCCGGGGGCCCTTAAAGTCACAGGTTTGCCTCGTCCAGCCCTGGAAGGTCTTCATGATGACAGCAAACCCTTCCGTGGGCCGGGGCCGCCTCGAAGTGTTTGCCCTGTGTTGACTCCGCACCTGGTGCTCACTAGGGGCAGGCCGCCTGGGGCTACCCCTGGCTGAGCTGGGAGCCGGACCCTCA
Coding sequences within it:
- the LOC116660171 gene encoding uncharacterized protein LOC116660171 translates to MIRPCPGSFQDGASRQREQLLQRPRGRSQRAGFKEPREGPAARIRRPQRIRGRNGTGEELGRPRGPLHPGMKSLDFKFNNRRLKSLTWGRDILRSFWGRVENAWPGRRAGNRKAVGKRLRLTWEDLTAWARREPTDSGDTSEVQPALSGLAAAPSSLLSWCRLLCPGPLLRADVPVRQPTRSSCRPSSEPASDHSKLPGHHTHGRQLAAVRIHPSPATSSEGHSERPPRPRASVGRAGAPARRYCRPASPCPSAASRVCLL